The genomic window GTCTGTCATCTTGGCCGTGATCTGGCCGGCCACATCGCTTTTGCTCACCGCGTGCGACGACGACTTCCCGACCAAGAACGAACAGCCGCTCGCGCCGGCCATCAGGCCCACGGCAGCACCCGCGACCACCAACGTCCGTCCGAACGAGCAAGCCATGTCGCCTCCCTGGCGTCAACCAACTGTGAGTCGGCTGATAATTACATGCGAAGCTGCTTGGTGAATAGCGAATCAGCAAAACGTTTGCCGGAACCCGTGCTCCACTGAAAGGTTGACGACTGACCGGGGCGCTAGCTGATGCTGCTGTACCGGCGCAGCGCTTCGGCCCGCTCGGTGCGGTGATCGATGATCGGCTCTGGATAGCCCTGGGGGCGTTGACCTTTGAGCAAGTGAGGATCGTCGGCGTCGCTCAGTTCGGCGACCCAGCGGCGGATGTAATCGCCTGACGGGTCGAACTTCTCCGCCTGCCGGGCCGGGTTGAACACCCGGAAGTACGGTGCGGCGTCGGTGCCCGACCCCGCGCACCATTGCCAGCCGTGCTGGTTGTTGGCCATGTCGCCGTCGACCAATTGCTCCAGGAACCATTCGGCGCCCCATTGCCAGGGCAGGTGAAGATCTTTGACCAGAAACGACGCGACGACCATTCGCACCCGGTTGTGCATGAATCCGATCTCACGCAGTTGGCGCATCCCGGCGTCGACCAACGGGAATCCGGTTTCGCCCGCCTTCCAGGCTTGGAAACGCCGCTTGGCCTCATCTCCGGTGTCCATCTCTATGGAGTCGAAATCGCTGTTCCAGTTCCGCCACACGCTGGCCGGCCAGTGATACAGCACGGCTGCGTAGAAGTCGCGAAAGGCCAACTCGCGCAGATAATTTCCGGCACCACTGTGCTGCATGTCCAGCGTGCTGACCATGGTGCGTGGATGAATCGTGCCGAACTTCAGGTGCGCCGACATACGGCTGGTGCCAGGCCGATCTGGCCGGTTGCGATCTTCGGCATAGCGGTTGAGCCCGTCGCCGACAAACTCCGCCCACTGCGAAAGTGCCGCCGCCTCACCCGCGACCAGGTCGAGTGCGACACCGGGATCTGGAATGTCGCATGGCTTGCCGTTCACGGACGCCGGGTCGATCCACCGGGCTGACTCGGCACCTGTTTGGGCCGGCGGACGCCATCCGGCGTCGCGCCAACTGTGAAAGAAGGATGTGAAGACCCGGTACGGCGTGCCATCGCTTTTCATTACGCGGCCAGGCGAAACCAGATACGGCGATCCCGTCGCGATCAGCGGCACCGAGCCGAGTGCCTGGCCGACCCGCTCGTCGCGCCGGCGCCCGAACGGCGCGAAATCCTCGGAGATGTGCACGGCTGACGC from Mycobacterium kubicae includes these protein-coding regions:
- a CDS encoding cryptochrome/photolyase family protein yields the protein MSVLLWFRRDLRLHDHPALAAAAESDDVLACFVLDPRLEASSGPRRLQFLGDSLRRLDEDLNGRLLVTRGLPPDAIPRLANEIGASAVHISEDFAPFGRRRDERVGQALGSVPLIATGSPYLVSPGRVMKSDGTPYRVFTSFFHSWRDAGWRPPAQTGAESARWIDPASVNGKPCDIPDPGVALDLVAGEAAALSQWAEFVGDGLNRYAEDRNRPDRPGTSRMSAHLKFGTIHPRTMVSTLDMQHSGAGNYLRELAFRDFYAAVLYHWPASVWRNWNSDFDSIEMDTGDEAKRRFQAWKAGETGFPLVDAGMRQLREIGFMHNRVRMVVASFLVKDLHLPWQWGAEWFLEQLVDGDMANNQHGWQWCAGSGTDAAPYFRVFNPARQAEKFDPSGDYIRRWVAELSDADDPHLLKGQRPQGYPEPIIDHRTERAEALRRYSSIS